One stretch of candidate division KSB1 bacterium DNA includes these proteins:
- a CDS encoding tetratricopeptide repeat protein, translating into MPILLLGCQPKEISSAKLHIQNRDWQKAIELLEQAVVAHPNNPEAHFLLGKAYGDKSRFKDMKKQFGESLRISTKFQQEIFNEIETHWIHHYSKGIKAQNGRDFKLAEKLLKTAILIDPTKKEAYHKLAANYVETNQAKKALLIYENLLKESPTDLNLLMAAGNLFYKQKRFEDVVRVLKKVLEIEPDHRDALANLALSYDSMGKSAEAFTIYHQAVEANPRDKDLIFLLGVHQYNRNHFTKAIELFERVLELSPGEFESTSNIGNAYLSIAEDLRAKIKSSVNGPATAREIQQLKTEAILTYNKVIPYFEKALEMQPNHPLLWRNLGVAYINTGESEKGRQAFLKAQEWELRSVSDSSDDSSR; encoded by the coding sequence TTGCCTATTCTGCTCCTGGGGTGCCAGCCTAAAGAAATCAGTTCAGCCAAACTTCACATTCAGAACAGGGATTGGCAGAAGGCCATTGAATTGTTGGAACAGGCTGTCGTCGCCCATCCGAATAATCCTGAAGCGCATTTTTTGCTGGGGAAAGCCTATGGGGACAAGTCGCGGTTCAAAGACATGAAAAAGCAATTTGGTGAGTCGCTACGAATCTCAACGAAATTTCAGCAAGAGATTTTTAACGAAATTGAAACTCACTGGATTCATCATTACAGCAAAGGCATCAAAGCTCAAAACGGCCGGGATTTCAAATTAGCTGAGAAATTATTGAAAACCGCCATTCTAATTGATCCGACGAAAAAAGAGGCTTACCATAAACTCGCCGCGAATTATGTTGAAACAAACCAAGCCAAAAAGGCTCTGCTGATTTACGAAAACCTGTTGAAGGAAAGTCCCACCGATCTAAACCTGCTGATGGCCGCCGGTAATTTATTTTATAAACAAAAACGGTTTGAGGACGTGGTCAGAGTCTTGAAAAAAGTGCTTGAAATCGAACCGGATCACCGGGACGCACTAGCAAACCTGGCCCTCTCCTACGATTCAATGGGAAAATCAGCTGAAGCCTTTACAATCTACCACCAGGCAGTAGAGGCTAACCCTCGTGATAAGGATTTAATCTTTCTACTGGGAGTTCATCAATACAACCGGAATCATTTCACAAAAGCAATTGAGCTTTTCGAACGGGTCCTTGAATTGAGTCCCGGGGAGTTTGAATCAACATCGAATATTGGCAACGCCTACCTGAGTATCGCTGAAGATTTGCGGGCAAAAATTAAGTCCTCGGTAAATGGTCCTGCCACTGCCAGGGAGATTCAGCAATTAAAAACCGAGGCGATTCTGACTTACAACAAAGTTATTCCCTATTTCGAAAAAGCCTTAGAAATGCAACCCAATCATCCCCTACTCTGGCGTAATTTAGGCGTCGCGTATATTAACACCGGGGAAAGTGAAAAAGGTAGACAGGCCTTTCTAAAAGCCCAGGAATGGGAATTGCGGTCCGTCAGCGACTCGTCGGATGATTCGTCCCGCTAA